In one Aromatoleum aromaticum EbN1 genomic region, the following are encoded:
- a CDS encoding acetate kinase, with protein sequence MKTSGRRSGAVVGCSVAGLVLAASSPFLHAADDAAFDGSVDTLRQRIEEQSRQIESLQQDLSRQQAVLHDMRRALDISGISGRGSPPAAPAIPATVAAPPPPAGSTPAQQVAQAPVQRPVGEAPTRTDNRPPPVAPIFEQPGVLTPRGTWILEPSLQYAYSSSNRIALIGYTIIPALLIGLIDVREVKSNSLTAALTVRRGITNRFELEAKIPYVYRWDSSVSREVAVGSANPEVFDTDGDDIGDIELTGRYQLNDGGADRPYYIASLRFKSRTGTDPFEVEIDRTIRSTTGGVGLQTEIPTGSGFYSLQPGLTVLIPSDPVVFFGGVSYQYSFKRDNVKQKTNEGDIELGEVQPGGAFGFNFGMGLALNERSSFSIGYDHLSVGKVKQNGETAATSVRVQLGTLLLGYSYRMAPNRTLNLSVGAGLTEDTPDLQLTLRMPITL encoded by the coding sequence ATGAAAACCTCGGGACGCCGGTCCGGCGCCGTCGTGGGCTGCAGCGTGGCCGGGCTGGTGCTGGCCGCATCGAGCCCGTTCCTCCACGCTGCCGATGACGCGGCTTTCGACGGCAGCGTCGATACACTTAGACAGCGGATCGAGGAACAGAGCCGGCAGATCGAATCGCTGCAGCAGGATCTGTCGCGCCAGCAGGCAGTACTGCACGACATGCGTCGTGCGCTGGACATCAGCGGCATCAGCGGCCGAGGTTCTCCGCCGGCCGCGCCCGCCATCCCCGCCACGGTCGCCGCGCCGCCGCCCCCGGCAGGCAGCACGCCCGCGCAACAGGTCGCCCAGGCACCGGTGCAGCGTCCTGTCGGCGAGGCGCCGACCCGCACCGACAACCGCCCGCCCCCGGTCGCACCGATCTTCGAACAGCCGGGCGTGCTGACGCCGCGAGGGACGTGGATCCTCGAGCCTTCGCTGCAGTATGCGTATTCCTCGAGCAATCGCATTGCACTGATCGGCTACACGATCATCCCCGCACTCCTGATCGGTCTGATCGATGTTCGGGAGGTCAAGAGCAACTCACTGACCGCGGCGCTGACCGTGCGACGCGGCATTACGAACCGCTTCGAACTCGAGGCGAAAATTCCGTACGTCTATCGCTGGGATTCGAGCGTGAGCCGGGAAGTGGCCGTAGGAAGTGCCAATCCCGAGGTATTCGACACGGACGGGGACGACATCGGCGACATCGAGTTGACCGGCCGGTACCAGCTCAACGACGGCGGGGCCGACCGGCCGTACTACATCGCGTCGCTGCGCTTCAAGTCGCGCACCGGAACGGATCCGTTCGAAGTCGAAATCGACAGGACGATCAGATCGACGACCGGGGGAGTGGGTCTTCAGACCGAAATTCCGACCGGCTCGGGGTTCTACTCTCTCCAGCCGGGCCTGACGGTGCTGATTCCTTCCGACCCCGTGGTCTTTTTCGGCGGCGTCAGCTACCAATACAGCTTCAAGCGCGACAACGTGAAGCAGAAGACGAACGAGGGCGACATCGAGCTCGGCGAAGTCCAGCCGGGCGGCGCTTTCGGTTTCAACTTCGGCATGGGTCTCGCACTGAACGAGCGCTCCTCGTTCAGCATCGGCTACGACCACCTGTCGGTCGGAAAGGTCAAGCAGAACGGCGAGACCGCAGCGACTTCAGTGCGCGTTCAGCTCGGCACCCTGCTGCTCGGCTACTCCTACCGCATGGCGCCGAACCGGACTTTGAACCTGTCGGTCGGCGCCGGTCTCACCGAGGACACACCGGACCTGCAACTGACCTTGCGGATGCCGATCACGCTGTAA
- the tal gene encoding transaldolase: MNPLLRVRAEGQQVWLDNLSRTLLNEGHLAQLIAADGIAGVTTNPAIFHKAIAGGRYYEEDLARLKGEAIDAETRYERLVIPDVQRACDLLRPVFDESRGNAGYVSLEVSPALAHDTARTVAAGLRLKHAVGRDNVLIKVPATSAGLEAIEQLTGHGVSVNVTLMFSLAHVDAVAEAYLGGLAAWQQAGGDVGRVMSVASLFLSRVDTLLDSQLGEIGSDAALALRGKSAVAMAKLAYERYRERFHGPAFASLRSAGARPQLMLWASTGTKNAAYSDLMYVEPLIGPETVNTLPDATLAALRDHGTVARTLDRDVDAARAQFAALERLGIDMTTAGKRLQDEGLRQFEEAFAGLLDLTA, encoded by the coding sequence ATGAATCCTCTGCTCCGCGTACGCGCCGAAGGCCAGCAGGTCTGGCTCGACAATCTTTCCCGCACCCTTCTCAACGAAGGGCACCTTGCCCAACTGATCGCCGCGGACGGCATCGCCGGCGTCACGACCAATCCGGCGATCTTCCACAAGGCGATCGCCGGCGGACGCTACTACGAAGAAGACCTCGCCCGTCTCAAGGGCGAAGCGATCGACGCCGAAACCCGCTACGAGCGGCTCGTGATCCCGGACGTGCAGCGCGCCTGCGACCTGCTGCGCCCGGTGTTCGACGAGAGCCGCGGCAATGCCGGCTACGTGAGTCTCGAAGTGTCGCCGGCGCTCGCGCACGACACGGCGCGGACCGTCGCTGCCGGGCTGCGCCTGAAGCATGCGGTCGGGCGCGACAATGTGCTGATCAAGGTGCCCGCAACCTCCGCCGGCCTCGAAGCCATCGAGCAGCTGACCGGACACGGAGTGAGCGTGAACGTGACGCTGATGTTCTCGCTGGCGCACGTCGACGCAGTCGCCGAAGCCTACCTGGGCGGCCTCGCGGCCTGGCAGCAGGCGGGAGGCGACGTCGGGCGCGTGATGTCGGTCGCGAGCCTGTTCCTGAGCCGCGTGGACACGCTGCTCGACAGTCAGCTCGGCGAGATCGGTAGTGACGCTGCGCTCGCGCTGCGCGGAAAATCCGCCGTCGCGATGGCGAAGCTCGCGTACGAGCGTTATCGCGAACGCTTCCACGGTCCCGCGTTCGCCAGCCTGCGCAGCGCCGGCGCACGGCCGCAGCTCATGCTCTGGGCGAGCACCGGGACGAAGAACGCCGCTTACAGCGACCTCATGTACGTCGAACCGCTGATCGGGCCGGAGACGGTCAACACGCTGCCCGACGCGACGCTCGCGGCGCTGCGCGACCACGGCACTGTCGCCCGCACGCTCGACCGGGATGTCGACGCGGCGCGAGCGCAGTTCGCTGCACTGGAAAGGCTCGGCATCGACATGACGACGGCCGGGAAGCGTCTGCAGGACGAAGGACTGCGCCAGTTCGAAGAAGCCTTTGCCGGGCTTCTCGACCTCACTGCCTGA
- a CDS encoding carbohydrate kinase, with protein sequence MRKTLISAAIGLAFGLAGQAWANPVNTVTDTTDDNTQTATANSTQSGPGPQANEYSNATDNTDNRVDNSDNSDNRTDNNSDNRVDNSDNSDNRVDDNSDNRVDNSDNSDNHIDDDSDNRVDNTNNSDQNNDKSAGDNRNNDGTARAEGYGTAAANNGSTSTATFTNAFNTTEVMAIATLNGTVSGVSVSNVGNIATNHGSAYGGNGAAGGAGNGGDGIGGNANGAGGAGGAAAGGEGGMGSNGGDGAGGAAASGTANGATGSTGGSAYSANGDGGDGSGGGGSGSASNGSSGGSGVPGGEGGLAGGAGNSGDSSAAANGGSGTGGAGGTATNTAGNGGNGGTATSGAATAGNGTAGNGGNGGNGGTNTAGNGGDGGTNTAGAGTGGAGTGGAGAAGGAGGTAYADAGAFNMSNTVGGGSLANSAGISMTSLNSGIGALVQQSANVQANLTVR encoded by the coding sequence ATGAGAAAAACATTGATTTCAGCCGCGATCGGACTTGCCTTTGGTCTTGCCGGGCAAGCTTGGGCGAATCCGGTGAATACGGTCACGGACACTACCGACGACAACACGCAAACCGCAACGGCGAATTCGACGCAGAGCGGACCCGGACCACAAGCGAACGAGTATTCGAACGCTACCGATAACACGGATAACCGCGTCGACAACTCGGACAATTCGGACAACCGGACGGACAACAACTCCGACAATCGCGTCGACAACTCCGACAATTCCGACAATCGCGTCGACGACAACTCCGATAACCGCGTCGACAACTCGGACAACTCGGACAACCATATCGACGACGACTCGGACAATCGCGTCGACAACACGAACAACTCCGATCAGAACAACGACAAGAGCGCCGGCGACAATCGCAACAACGACGGCACGGCGCGCGCCGAGGGCTATGGCACGGCCGCGGCGAACAACGGCTCGACCTCGACGGCTACGTTCACCAACGCATTCAATACCACTGAGGTAATGGCGATTGCGACCCTCAACGGCACGGTCAGCGGCGTGTCCGTGAGCAACGTCGGCAACATCGCGACAAACCACGGCAGCGCATACGGCGGCAATGGGGCGGCCGGCGGAGCCGGCAATGGCGGCGACGGGATCGGCGGGAATGCCAATGGCGCGGGCGGTGCCGGCGGAGCAGCCGCAGGTGGGGAAGGTGGCATGGGCAGCAATGGCGGGGACGGCGCCGGTGGGGCCGCCGCCAGTGGCACTGCGAACGGCGCCACCGGATCGACTGGCGGAAGTGCTTATAGCGCCAACGGGGATGGTGGCGACGGCAGCGGTGGTGGCGGCTCGGGCAGCGCCAGCAACGGTTCGAGCGGTGGCTCGGGCGTCCCGGGCGGGGAGGGTGGCCTGGCCGGAGGCGCGGGTAATTCGGGCGACTCGAGTGCGGCCGCCAATGGCGGCAGCGGGACCGGCGGCGCGGGCGGCACGGCCACCAACACAGCGGGCAACGGCGGCAACGGCGGCACGGCGACCAGCGGCGCTGCGACCGCCGGTAACGGCACTGCCGGCAACGGCGGCAACGGCGGCAACGGCGGCACCAACACGGCCGGCAACGGCGGTGACGGCGGCACGAACACTGCGGGTGCCGGAACGGGCGGTGCGGGTACAGGCGGCGCCGGCGCTGCGGGCGGCGCGGGTGGCACGGCGTATGCCGATGCAGGCGCCTTCAACATGTCCAACACCGTCGGCGGCGGCAGCCTGGCCAACTCGGCCGGCATCTCGATGACCTCGCTGAACAGCGGCATCGGTGCACTCGTGCAGCAAAGCGCAAACGTTCAGGCCAACCTGACGGTGCGGTAA
- a CDS encoding sigma-54 dependent transcriptional regulator, giving the protein MTKRKGLLLDQTGDVAADLRSMGLTGWELQVVSSIDEARKALTAGSPLVGLVAFSSTHPWPPREMEALISNDVEWIAILGKDLLRNQQHGPMVLRNFHDFHTLPLDRERLMVTLGHAYGKALMLQSIEDCSTRTGQGDSRFGMVGRHARMLQLFSQIDKIVGVDAPVLIGGESGTGKELVAHAIHRYSARADWPFVTMNCGAIAPNLIQSELFGHERGAFTGAHQRKIGNIEAAHRGILFLDEIGDLPLDLQVNLLRFLQEKTIVRVGSTQRIRVDVRVIAATHVDLERAVEQGRFREDLFYRLNVLHLKVPPLRERTSDIPLLANSIFAQNRHQKSSQVKGFSSEAVHAMWEYPWPGNVRELINRVQYAMIMTESKLIAAADLGIAPPEMSGVGPTLDEVRATVEKEVIVSSLHKYRNNVSEVARQLGISRVTLYRMMDRLKIVL; this is encoded by the coding sequence ATGACGAAACGTAAAGGCTTGCTGCTGGACCAGACGGGCGATGTGGCCGCCGACCTGAGGAGCATGGGCTTGACCGGCTGGGAACTTCAGGTGGTTTCATCCATCGACGAGGCCCGCAAGGCGTTGACCGCCGGCTCGCCGCTGGTCGGGCTGGTGGCTTTCAGTTCGACCCACCCCTGGCCGCCGCGCGAAATGGAAGCGTTGATCTCCAACGACGTCGAATGGATCGCGATCCTCGGCAAGGATCTGCTGCGCAACCAGCAGCACGGGCCGATGGTGCTGCGCAATTTCCACGACTTTCACACGCTGCCGCTCGATCGCGAGCGGCTGATGGTGACGCTGGGCCATGCTTACGGCAAGGCATTGATGCTGCAGAGCATCGAGGACTGCTCGACTCGAACCGGGCAAGGCGACAGCCGGTTCGGCATGGTCGGACGCCACGCCAGGATGCTTCAGCTCTTCAGCCAGATCGACAAGATCGTCGGTGTCGACGCGCCGGTGCTGATCGGCGGCGAATCGGGCACCGGCAAGGAACTCGTGGCACACGCGATCCACCGCTATTCCGCCCGGGCGGATTGGCCGTTCGTCACGATGAACTGCGGTGCGATTGCGCCGAATCTCATCCAGTCCGAGCTTTTCGGCCACGAGCGCGGCGCGTTCACAGGAGCCCACCAGCGCAAGATCGGAAACATCGAAGCCGCGCATCGCGGCATCCTGTTCCTCGACGAAATCGGCGACCTGCCCCTCGATCTGCAGGTGAACCTGCTGCGCTTCCTGCAGGAAAAGACGATCGTGCGCGTCGGCTCCACGCAGCGCATCCGCGTCGACGTGCGGGTGATCGCGGCGACGCACGTCGACCTCGAGCGCGCCGTCGAGCAGGGGCGGTTTCGCGAAGATCTTTTCTATCGGCTCAACGTCCTGCATCTCAAGGTGCCGCCCCTGCGCGAACGCACCAGCGACATTCCGTTGCTCGCCAATTCGATCTTCGCCCAGAACCGGCACCAGAAGAGTTCGCAGGTGAAAGGCTTCAGCTCGGAGGCGGTCCATGCGATGTGGGAATACCCGTGGCCGGGCAACGTGCGCGAACTGATCAACCGCGTTCAGTACGCCATGATCATGACCGAGTCCAAGCTCATCGCCGCCGCCGACCTGGGCATCGCCCCCCCGGAGATGTCCGGCGTCGGCCCGACGCTCGACGAAGTGCGTGCGACAGTCGAAAAGGAAGTCATCGTCAGCAGTCTCCACAAGTACCGCAACAACGTTTCGGAAGTGGCGCGGCAACTCGGCATTTCGCGCGTGACGCTGTATCGCATGATGGACCGCCTGAAAATCGTTCTTTAG
- a CDS encoding C39 family peptidase, with protein sequence MKVRPLFFIALLGASVCQPAAAQSDPARILGPSGSSYAVPVTSLKGARFVSTLRQQYDFSCGSAAVATLLTHHYDRKVDEVEVFKHMFERGDQAKIRREGFSMLDMKLYLDSSGFRAEGVRASLDQLSAARVPAIALIRENGYAHFVVVKGLRAKRVVIGDPAMGTRVLDRTDFERFWTNGILLVINDQPERARFDRDEDWRVRPPAPIGQGIGGNATDVLLLRRGPMDF encoded by the coding sequence ATGAAAGTCCGCCCGCTGTTCTTCATCGCGCTGCTGGGCGCGTCGGTGTGCCAGCCTGCGGCGGCGCAATCCGATCCGGCCAGGATTCTGGGGCCGTCCGGGAGCAGTTATGCAGTGCCCGTGACGAGCCTGAAAGGGGCGCGCTTCGTGTCGACGCTGCGTCAGCAATACGATTTCAGTTGCGGCTCCGCGGCGGTCGCGACGCTGCTCACGCATCATTACGACCGCAAGGTCGACGAAGTCGAGGTGTTCAAGCACATGTTCGAGCGCGGCGACCAGGCGAAGATCCGACGCGAGGGTTTTTCGATGCTCGACATGAAACTCTATCTCGACAGCAGCGGCTTTCGCGCCGAAGGCGTGCGCGCGTCGCTCGACCAGCTTTCCGCGGCACGTGTCCCGGCAATCGCGCTGATCAGGGAAAACGGCTACGCGCACTTCGTCGTGGTCAAGGGCCTGCGGGCGAAACGCGTCGTCATCGGCGACCCGGCAATGGGGACGCGCGTGCTCGATCGTACCGACTTCGAACGCTTCTGGACCAACGGCATCCTGCTCGTCATCAACGACCAGCCCGAGCGTGCCCGCTTCGACCGCGACGAGGACTGGCGCGTCCGGCCTCCGGCGCCGATCGGGCAGGGGATCGGCGGCAATGCAACGGACGTCCTGCTGCTGCGCCGCGGGCCGATGGATTTTTGA
- a CDS encoding hydantoinase/oxoprolinase family protein, translating into MEALQASQVQVMGIDAGGTMTDTFFVREDGRFVVGKAQSNPADESLAIFNSSQDALAHWERDVDEVYPELVTCVYSGTAMLNRILMRKGLDVGLICNRGFEQIHSMGRALQSYLGYALEDRIHLNTHRYDEPLVPVSRTRGVAERTDVQGKVVIPLREDEVRQATRELVEAGSQAVVICLLQSHKNETSEQRARDVVKDELKKLKVDIPVFASVDYYPSRKESHRMNTTILEAYGAEPSRQTLKKVSDRFKKHGAKFDLRVMATHGGTISWKAKELARTIVSGPIGGVIGSKLLGEYLGDENIACSDIGGTSFDVALITKGSFAIKSDPDMARLVLSLPLVAMDSVGAGAGSFVRLDPYSKSIKLGPDSAGYRVGTCWPESGLDTVSVSDCHVVLGYLNPDNFLGGAIKLDVQRARDHIKVQIADPLGLSVEDAASGVIELLDLTLSEYLRANISAKGYNPAEFTCFSYGGAGPVHTYGYTEGVGFKDVVVPAWAAGFSAFGCACADFEYRYDKSVDLGVAQFASDEVKAAACVSLQAAWEELAVKVIDEFIINGYKPEDVLLIPGYKMQYMGQLNDLEIVSPVSTAATAGDWNQIIEAFETTYSRVYANSARSPELGFSITGAILRGMVVTQKPVLPEDADCGPTPPKEAYLGTRPFYRHKRWVEATLWKMESLKAGNHIVGPAIIESDATTFVVPDGFETTVDKHRLFHLKEVK; encoded by the coding sequence ATGGAAGCCCTACAGGCATCACAAGTACAGGTCATGGGCATCGATGCCGGCGGCACGATGACCGACACGTTCTTCGTCCGCGAAGACGGGCGCTTCGTAGTCGGCAAGGCACAGAGCAATCCGGCCGACGAGTCCCTCGCAATTTTCAACTCGTCGCAGGACGCGCTGGCCCATTGGGAGCGCGACGTCGATGAGGTCTATCCGGAACTCGTCACCTGCGTCTATTCGGGCACTGCGATGCTGAACCGCATCCTGATGCGCAAGGGCCTCGACGTCGGGCTGATCTGCAACCGCGGCTTCGAGCAGATCCATTCGATGGGCCGCGCGCTGCAGAGCTACCTCGGCTATGCGCTGGAAGACCGCATCCATCTCAACACGCACCGCTACGACGAGCCGCTGGTGCCAGTGTCCCGCACGCGTGGCGTCGCCGAGCGCACCGACGTGCAGGGCAAGGTCGTGATCCCGCTGCGCGAGGACGAAGTGCGCCAAGCCACCCGCGAGCTGGTCGAGGCCGGGTCCCAGGCGGTCGTGATCTGCCTGCTGCAGTCGCACAAGAACGAGACCAGCGAGCAGCGCGCCCGCGACGTGGTCAAGGACGAGCTGAAGAAGCTCAAGGTGGACATTCCGGTGTTCGCGTCGGTGGATTACTACCCGTCGCGCAAGGAAAGCCACCGGATGAACACCACGATTCTCGAAGCGTATGGTGCCGAGCCGTCGCGCCAGACGCTGAAGAAAGTCAGCGACCGCTTCAAGAAGCACGGCGCGAAGTTCGATCTGCGCGTCATGGCGACGCATGGCGGCACGATCAGCTGGAAGGCGAAGGAACTGGCGCGCACGATCGTCTCGGGCCCAATCGGCGGCGTCATCGGCTCGAAGCTCCTCGGCGAGTACCTGGGTGACGAGAACATCGCGTGCTCGGACATCGGCGGCACGTCGTTCGACGTCGCGCTGATCACCAAGGGCAGCTTCGCGATCAAGTCCGACCCGGACATGGCCCGCCTGGTGCTGTCGCTGCCGCTCGTCGCGATGGACTCGGTCGGCGCGGGCGCGGGCAGCTTCGTGCGCCTCGATCCGTACAGCAAGTCGATCAAGCTCGGCCCGGACAGCGCCGGCTACCGCGTCGGCACATGCTGGCCGGAAAGCGGCCTCGACACGGTATCGGTGTCCGACTGCCACGTCGTGCTCGGTTACCTCAACCCGGACAACTTCCTCGGCGGCGCGATCAAGCTCGATGTGCAGCGCGCCCGCGACCACATCAAGGTGCAGATCGCCGACCCACTCGGCCTGTCGGTCGAGGACGCCGCGTCCGGCGTCATCGAGCTGCTGGATCTGACGCTGTCCGAGTACCTGCGCGCCAACATCAGCGCGAAGGGCTACAACCCGGCCGAATTCACGTGCTTCTCGTACGGCGGCGCGGGTCCGGTGCATACCTACGGCTACACCGAAGGCGTCGGCTTCAAGGACGTCGTCGTGCCCGCGTGGGCGGCGGGCTTCTCGGCGTTCGGCTGCGCGTGCGCGGACTTCGAGTATCGCTACGACAAGTCGGTCGACCTCGGGGTGGCGCAGTTCGCGAGCGACGAGGTGAAGGCGGCGGCCTGCGTGAGCCTGCAGGCGGCGTGGGAAGAGCTGGCGGTCAAGGTCATCGACGAATTCATCATCAACGGCTACAAGCCGGAGGACGTGCTGCTGATCCCTGGCTACAAGATGCAGTACATGGGGCAGCTGAACGACCTCGAAATCGTGTCGCCGGTATCCACGGCGGCGACGGCGGGCGACTGGAACCAGATCATCGAGGCCTTCGAGACGACCTACAGCCGCGTCTATGCCAACTCGGCGCGCTCGCCGGAACTGGGTTTCTCGATCACTGGCGCGATCCTGCGCGGCATGGTCGTGACGCAGAAGCCGGTGCTGCCGGAAGACGCCGACTGCGGCCCGACGCCGCCGAAGGAAGCCTATCTCGGCACTCGTCCGTTCTATCGCCACAAGCGCTGGGTCGAGGCCACGCTGTGGAAGATGGAATCGCTCAAGGCCGGCAATCACATCGTCGGTCCCGCGATCATCGAGTCCGACGCGACGACCTTCGTCGTGCCCGACGGTTTCGAAACGACGGTCGACAAGCACCGCCTGTTCCATCTCAAAGAAGTGAAGTAA
- the cysK gene encoding cysteine synthase A: MSNWYSDNALSIGKTPLVKLNRVTDGATATVLAKIEGRNPAYSVKCRIGAAMIWDAEQRGLLGPGKEIVEPTSGNTGIALAFVAAARGIPITLTMPETMSVERRKLLVAYGAKLVLTEGAKGMNGAIAKAEEIAASDPGRYVLLQQFNNPANPAIHASTTGPEIWNDTDGNVDIFISGVGTGGTITGVSRYFKETRGKPIVSVAVEPEASPVLTQTRAGEPLKPGPHKIQGLGAGFVPKVLDLSLIDAVETVSNEDAILYAHRLAREEGILSGISCGAAVAVAARIAQRPENAGKTIVVVLPDSGERYLSSILFEGLFDASGVAI, from the coding sequence ATGTCGAACTGGTATTCCGACAATGCCTTGTCGATCGGCAAGACACCCTTGGTCAAGCTGAATCGCGTCACCGACGGCGCCACGGCGACCGTCCTTGCGAAAATCGAAGGCCGCAACCCCGCCTATTCGGTGAAATGCCGTATCGGCGCTGCGATGATCTGGGACGCCGAGCAACGCGGCCTGCTCGGCCCCGGCAAGGAAATCGTCGAGCCGACGAGCGGCAACACCGGCATCGCGCTGGCGTTCGTCGCCGCCGCGCGCGGCATCCCGATCACGCTGACGATGCCCGAGACGATGAGCGTCGAACGGCGCAAGCTCCTCGTCGCATACGGCGCGAAGCTGGTGCTGACCGAGGGAGCCAAGGGCATGAACGGCGCGATCGCGAAAGCCGAGGAGATCGCCGCGTCCGACCCCGGTCGCTACGTGCTGCTGCAACAGTTCAACAACCCCGCAAATCCGGCGATCCACGCGTCGACGACAGGCCCGGAGATCTGGAACGACACCGACGGCAACGTCGATATCTTCATTTCCGGCGTCGGTACCGGCGGGACGATCACGGGCGTGTCGCGTTACTTCAAGGAGACGCGGGGCAAGCCGATCGTTTCGGTCGCGGTTGAACCGGAAGCCAGCCCGGTACTGACGCAGACGCGCGCCGGAGAGCCGCTCAAGCCGGGGCCGCACAAGATCCAGGGACTCGGCGCCGGCTTCGTGCCGAAAGTGCTCGACCTGTCGCTGATCGACGCCGTCGAGACGGTCAGCAACGAAGACGCGATTCTCTACGCGCATCGGCTCGCGCGCGAGGAAGGCATCCTCTCCGGCATCTCCTGCGGCGCCGCGGTGGCGGTAGCTGCGCGCATCGCCCAGCGCCCGGAGAATGCCGGCAAGACGATCGTCGTAGTGCTGCCGGACTCGGGCGAACGCTACCTCAGCTCGATCCTGTTCGAAGGCCTTTTCGACGCTTCGGGCGTGGCGATCTGA